One Streptomyces sp. ML-6 genomic region harbors:
- a CDS encoding alpha/beta fold hydrolase codes for MVAVRGCAAACAGLARAGAGDLAGGAARRGVFLGGLPAAARPRPGPADPGGRGRRCRAPAGGRAGPRGHRATATHRGRPRAPTPAPAVVPPAPAATRASLLAAYLTDKAAETLRIPAKKIDPGTSFASYGMDSILVLQFANALREDLGELSSALLFEEDSVDRLSAYLLEHQRAEVDALTGARLPDSGKDANPDAVRGPSAASIGSLFTTLAGSGDPALSSSLLTAAARLRPAFASGADGREPETLHLADGADGIGLVCLPSLVAPTGAHQYLRFALALRGLRSVWTAGVPGYGAGEPLPGTLDAAMDLQADFLQRRFAGRLFALVAYSSGGWAAHEVLRRLEAAGAAPVALVLLDSPGRPDDDVAGGMATIAHWLTSRFPQLPVEDEQLTAMARYAELFDGWRPRPVSTPTLFVGAASEGPLFEVLGDRSGPLWRPEWPLEHTRLEVPGSHFTILDEHAKSTALAVHQWLVQRSG; via the coding sequence GTGGTGGCTGTCCGAGGATGTGCCGCTGCGTGTGCCGGGCTCGCCCGCGCTGGCGCCGGAGACCTGGCGGGAGGTGCTGCACGGCGAGGGGTTTTCCTCGGTGGTCTCCCTGCTGCCGCACGCCCGCGACCTGGGCCAGCAGATCCTGGCGGCCGAGGGCGACGGTGTCGCGCACCGGCGGGTGGCCGCGCGGGCCCGCGCGGCCACCGTGCCACCGCGACCCACCGCGGCCGTCCCCGCGCCCCCACCCCGGCCCCGGCCGTCGTACCCCCCGCCCCCGCCGCGACCCGGGCTTCGCTCCTGGCCGCCTATCTCACGGACAAGGCGGCGGAGACACTGCGGATACCGGCGAAGAAGATCGACCCGGGGACGTCCTTCGCCTCGTACGGGATGGACTCGATCCTGGTCCTCCAGTTCGCCAACGCGCTCCGGGAGGATCTGGGCGAGCTGTCCTCGGCTCTGCTCTTCGAGGAGGACTCGGTGGACCGGCTCAGCGCCTACCTGCTGGAGCACCAGCGCGCTGAGGTGGACGCGCTGACCGGGGCCCGGCTGCCGGACAGCGGCAAGGACGCAAACCCCGATGCCGTACGGGGGCCGTCGGCCGCGTCCATCGGCTCGCTGTTCACAACGCTGGCGGGGTCGGGTGACCCGGCCCTGAGCAGCTCCCTGCTGACGGCCGCCGCGCGGCTGCGGCCCGCCTTCGCCTCCGGCGCGGACGGCCGGGAGCCGGAGACCCTGCATCTGGCCGACGGCGCGGACGGAATCGGGCTGGTCTGCCTGCCGTCGCTTGTCGCTCCCACCGGGGCGCACCAGTACCTCCGGTTCGCCCTCGCGCTGCGTGGTCTGCGGTCCGTCTGGACAGCCGGTGTGCCGGGCTACGGCGCGGGCGAACCGCTGCCGGGGACCCTGGACGCGGCGATGGACCTCCAGGCCGATTTCCTGCAACGCCGGTTCGCCGGCCGCCTGTTCGCGCTGGTGGCGTACTCATCGGGCGGGTGGGCTGCCCATGAGGTGCTGCGGCGGCTGGAGGCCGCCGGAGCCGCCCCGGTCGCGCTGGTGCTGCTCGACTCCCCCGGGCGGCCCGACGACGATGTCGCCGGGGGCATGGCCACCATCGCCCACTGGCTGACCAGTCGGTTCCCGCAGTTGCCCGTCGAGGACGAGCAGCTCACCGCGATGGCCCGGTACGCGGAGCTGTTCGACGGCTGGCGGCCCCGCCCGGTGTCGACCCCGACGCTGTTCGTGGGCGCGGCTTCGGAGGGACCCCTCTTCGAGGTGCTCGGTGACCGGTCGGGACCGCTATGGCGGCCGGAGTGGCCGCTGGAGCACACCCGGCTCGAAGTTCCCGGCAGCCACTTCACGATACTGGACGAACACGCAAAGTCCACGGCGCTCGCCGTCCACCAGTGGCTGGTCCAGCGGTCCGGCTGA